In Chitinispirillales bacterium, a genomic segment contains:
- a CDS encoding DUF2764 domain-containing protein, producing the protein MSQNYYYLVTGLPDLVEGGGKGFDYAKIRQEIIEELSVDDCGLLKAFLLQFDNANIVNFLNKKQNFDSRGWFSPSEIEDAVNDIDTLPQYLQTFLQNYKEDKESVSGLGLLEQLSYLYYSEISSKNEWFANWTDFAVDIQNVVAASNARELGVSAEKSVIPFNDNAEKIVKSRATDFGLGNSLPWTEQIAKNINDPVALEEAIDAIYWRKADELSESRTFGIESVLGFMVKANSIERWLRLDTEKGIARANNLIEKLKSSVQSQR; encoded by the coding sequence ATGAGTCAAAACTATTATTATCTTGTAACAGGGCTTCCCGATCTTGTAGAAGGCGGCGGAAAAGGTTTTGATTACGCAAAGATTCGACAGGAAATTATTGAAGAATTATCTGTCGACGACTGCGGCTTGCTTAAAGCGTTTTTGTTGCAGTTTGACAATGCGAATATCGTGAATTTTCTCAATAAAAAGCAAAATTTTGATTCCCGCGGATGGTTTTCGCCGTCCGAAATCGAGGATGCCGTAAACGACATCGATACGCTTCCTCAATATCTTCAAACTTTTTTGCAAAATTACAAAGAAGACAAGGAAAGCGTTTCGGGGCTTGGGCTTTTGGAGCAATTGTCATATCTTTATTATAGTGAAATTTCAAGTAAAAACGAATGGTTTGCAAACTGGACGGATTTTGCCGTTGATATTCAAAATGTAGTTGCTGCGTCAAATGCGAGGGAATTAGGCGTTTCCGCAGAAAAAAGCGTGATTCCTTTTAATGATAATGCGGAAAAAATAGTAAAAAGCAGAGCTACGGATTTCGGACTTGGCAACTCTTTGCCCTGGACGGAACAAATTGCCAAAAATATTAACGATCCCGTCGCTCTTGAAGAAGCGATTGACGCAATTTATTGGAGAAAAGCGGACGAACTTTCGGAAAGCAGAACGTTTGGAATCGAAAGCGTGTTGGGTTTTATGGTGAAAGCGAACAGTATTGAACGTTGGCTGCGTTTGGATACGGAAAAAGGAATCGCACGAGCGAATAATTTGATTGAAAAACTCAAATCATCCGTGCAAAGTCAAAGATAA